The window CCATGTCAGTCACCGGATCCGATCAGTCCGCCACGGCGGCGCATGAGGAGCGCGGTGAAGGCCATGGAGAGGGCGAAGAGGACCAGCGCCACCACGGACGCGCTCCCGTAGTCGAAGCGCTGGAAGCCGACGTTGTAGACGACCTGCGGCAGCGTCAGCGTGGACCGGTCGGGGTAGCCGGGCTCGAACTGCTGCCCCGAGCCGCCGATGACGCCCGCCGCGACCTTCCCCGCCACCAGCGGCTGGGTGTAGTACTGCATCGCCTGGATGACCCCGGTGACCACCGCGAACAGGATGATCGGAGAGATGTTCGGCAGGGTGATGTGCCGGAACCGGGCCCAGGCACCGGCCCCGTCCAGCTCGGCGGCCTCGTACTGCTCCCTCGGTACGTCGAGCAGCGCGGCCATGAAGATCACCATCAGGTCGCCCACGCCCCACACGGCGAGCACGGTCAGCGCCGGCTTGGACCAGTCGGCGTCGGTGAACCAGCCGGGCGTGGGCAGCCCCACCGAGTCCAGCAGCACGTTTCCCGGCCCGGTCCCCGGGTTGAGCAGGAAGACGAAGGCCAGGGTGGCGGCCACCGGCGGGGCCAGGTAGGGCAGGTAGAACAGGGTCCTGAAGATTCCGGCGCCCGTCTTGATCCGCGTGATGAGCAGGCCGACGCCGAGGCCGAAGACGACCCGGCAGCTCACCATCACCACGACCAGCCAGAGCGTGTTGCGCATCGCGGGCCAGAACAGCGGATAGTCCGAGAACACGTACGCCCAGTTGTCCAGGCCGTTGAAGACGGGCGGACGGAAGCCGTCGTACCGGGTGAAGGAGAAGTACACGGTGGACAGCAGCGGGTAGGCGAAGAACACCGCGAACCCGATCAGCCAGGGCGACATGAAGGCCGCGGTGCGCAGCCGCGCCCTGCGGCGCTTCGCCCGCAAGGTGTGCGTGGTCATCGGGGCTACTTGGCCTTCGCGATGTCGGTGTCGATCTGCCGGTCGGCAGCGGCCAGACCGGCCGAGATGTCGGGCACGTCGCCCTTCTCGACCCGGTACGCGAAATCCTGGAAGGTCAGTTGGTAGGTGCCGCCGTCGGCCTGGGCCGGCGTGGTGCCCGATGCGGGGTGCCGGGCGATGTCGATGAAGGTCCGGAACTCGGGGGTCACCCGGAGCCGCGGGGACTCCAGCGCGGCCAGTGTGGAGGGCACGTTGTGGATGGCGTTGGCGAAGTCCACCACCGCGTCGGTGTCGGTGGTCATGTACTTCACCAGCTCCCAGGCGGCGTTCTGCTTCCTGCTCGCCGCGGAGATGCCCATGACCGTGCCGGAGAGGTAGCCCTTGCCGTACTCGGCGAGCCGGTCGTCCGGGACGGGCAGCGGCGCCGTCCCGATCTCGAACGTCACCCCGGCCTCCTTGGCCATCGCGGGGCGCCACTCGCCGTCGATCTGCATGGCGACCTGGCCCCGGTGGAAGGGGTGTTCGGCGCTCCACTCGTCACCGAAGGTGCTGCGGAAGCGCTCCAGCTTCTCGTAGCCGCCCAGCTTGGCGACCAGGTCCTTCTGCGCGGTCAGCATCTTCGCGAAGCCCGGGTCCTCGGCCAGGTTGGACTTGCCCCGCGCGTCGAAGTATTTCGGGCTCCACTGCGCGGCCAGCCGCATCGGGGTGGTCTCGTAGCCGTGGAAGGTCGGCATGACGCCGAGCCGGTCGTAGGTGTCCCCGCGGGCCACCGTCAGTTTCTGCGCGACCTCGACGAACTCGCTCCAGGTCTTGGGGGGTGCGGTGATCCCGGCGGCGGCGAAGGCGGTCTTGTTGTAGACGAGGCCGTACGCGTCGTTCAGCAGCGGCAGCGTGCACTGGTTGTCGTTGAACCGGGTGTACTCCAGCAGGGTCTTGGGGAAGACCTTCGTCCTGTCGACGCCGGACTTGGCGAGGAAGGGGTTCAGGTCCGCGAAGGCGCCGGAGTTGCAGAACTTGCCGACGCTGTCGGTGGTGAAGGAGGAGACCACGTCGGGGGCCTTGTCACCGCCCGCGCGCAA of the Streptomyces sp. NBC_01426 genome contains:
- a CDS encoding carbohydrate ABC transporter permease, with product MTTHTLRAKRRRARLRTAAFMSPWLIGFAVFFAYPLLSTVYFSFTRYDGFRPPVFNGLDNWAYVFSDYPLFWPAMRNTLWLVVVMVSCRVVFGLGVGLLITRIKTGAGIFRTLFYLPYLAPPVAATLAFVFLLNPGTGPGNVLLDSVGLPTPGWFTDADWSKPALTVLAVWGVGDLMVIFMAALLDVPREQYEAAELDGAGAWARFRHITLPNISPIILFAVVTGVIQAMQYYTQPLVAGKVAAGVIGGSGQQFEPGYPDRSTLTLPQVVYNVGFQRFDYGSASVVALVLFALSMAFTALLMRRRGGLIGSGD
- a CDS encoding ABC transporter substrate-binding protein, with translation MPRTGRPILTAALLTAISVLAGACTGQAGSAAADDPKAEVTLNFWHGWSAPGEVKAIEDNIDRFRRAHPNIKVQVTGNMTDDKINQALRAGGDKAPDVVSSFTTDSVGKFCNSGAFADLNPFLAKSGVDRTKVFPKTLLEYTRFNDNQCTLPLLNDAYGLVYNKTAFAAAGITAPPKTWSEFVEVAQKLTVARGDTYDRLGVMPTFHGYETTPMRLAAQWSPKYFDARGKSNLAEDPGFAKMLTAQKDLVAKLGGYEKLERFRSTFGDEWSAEHPFHRGQVAMQIDGEWRPAMAKEAGVTFEIGTAPLPVPDDRLAEYGKGYLSGTVMGISAASRKQNAAWELVKYMTTDTDAVVDFANAIHNVPSTLAALESPRLRVTPEFRTFIDIARHPASGTTPAQADGGTYQLTFQDFAYRVEKGDVPDISAGLAAADRQIDTDIAKAK